The following are encoded together in the Holophagales bacterium genome:
- the tal gene encoding transaldolase, with protein sequence MSRTRQLQDLGQSLWLDNITREILDDGTLRRYVDELSLTGLTSNPTIFNQALAGSAAYDEGIRDKAASGQSAEALFLDLALEDLRRAADLFRPVFDATDGVDGWVSMEVSPLLANDTSGSIEGAARIHRQADRPNLFVKIPGTPEGIPAIEESIFAGVPINVTLLFSREQYLAAAEAYLRGIERRIAAGLEPRVASVASLFVSRWDAGTGDKVPADLRNRLGIAVAARTYRSYRELLASPRSRWLAAAGARPQRLLWASTGTKDPGASDTLYVEALAAPDTIATIPAKTLLAFAEHGQLRGVMAVDGDAEAVLARFVGAGIDVDALAIQLQRDGARAFVKSWTALLGRLTEMRAALESK encoded by the coding sequence ATGAGCAGGACCAGGCAGCTCCAGGACCTCGGCCAGAGCCTGTGGCTGGACAACATCACGCGCGAGATCCTCGACGACGGTACCCTGCGCCGCTACGTCGACGAGCTCTCGCTCACCGGTCTGACCTCGAACCCGACCATCTTCAACCAGGCCCTCGCGGGCTCCGCCGCCTACGACGAAGGCATACGCGACAAGGCGGCATCCGGGCAGTCCGCTGAGGCGCTGTTCCTGGATCTGGCGCTGGAAGACCTTCGCCGCGCCGCCGACCTCTTCCGGCCGGTCTTCGACGCCACGGATGGCGTCGATGGCTGGGTTTCGATGGAAGTGTCGCCCCTGCTGGCCAACGACACTTCGGGCAGCATCGAGGGCGCGGCGCGGATTCACCGGCAGGCCGATCGGCCGAACCTGTTCGTCAAGATTCCGGGCACGCCCGAAGGCATCCCGGCGATCGAGGAGTCGATCTTCGCCGGGGTGCCGATCAACGTGACGCTGCTGTTCTCTCGCGAGCAGTATCTCGCCGCAGCCGAGGCCTATCTTCGCGGCATCGAACGTCGCATCGCCGCCGGGCTCGAGCCGCGGGTCGCATCGGTCGCTTCGCTGTTCGTGAGCCGGTGGGACGCGGGAACCGGTGACAAGGTGCCGGCCGACCTGCGCAACCGGCTCGGGATCGCGGTCGCGGCGCGCACCTACCGCTCCTATCGCGAGCTGCTGGCGTCGCCGCGGTCGCGCTGGCTCGCCGCCGCCGGCGCACGTCCCCAGAGGCTGCTCTGGGCCAGCACGGGGACCAAGGACCCCGGGGCGTCGGACACGCTGTACGTCGAAGCGCTGGCCGCCCCCGATACCATCGCCACGATTCCCGCGAAGACCCTCCTCGCCTTTGCGGAGCACGGCCAGCTCCGCGGCGTGATGGCTGTCGACGGCGACGCCGAAGCGGTGCTGGCGCGTTTCGTCGGAGCTGGCATCGACGTCGACGCGCTCGCGATCCAGCTGCAACGCGACGGCGCGCGGGCGTTCGTGAAATCGTGGACGGCGCTCCTCGGGCGCCTCACCGAAATGCGCGCAGCGCTCGAGTCGAAATGA
- a CDS encoding DUF488 domain-containing protein, which yields MYTIGHSTRSASELIDVLRAASVTRVVDIRSIPRSRTNPQFGIEVLPETLAGAGLDYVHLPALGGLRTNVEIAEEGTNAGWVRRSFRNYADYARTPSFRDGLHALLHMASGQTCAIMCAEAVWWRCHRRIVTDHVLAHGMAVVHLFTRTKSAPALLTPFAVVDAQAGVSYPVPERGLPVCR from the coding sequence CTGTACACGATCGGGCATTCGACCCGTTCGGCGAGCGAGCTCATCGACGTTCTTCGCGCGGCGTCGGTGACCCGCGTCGTCGATATCCGCAGCATCCCGAGGTCGCGAACCAACCCGCAGTTTGGCATCGAGGTGCTGCCGGAGACGCTGGCCGGCGCGGGCCTCGATTACGTCCATCTTCCCGCGCTCGGGGGCCTTCGCACGAACGTCGAGATTGCGGAAGAGGGCACCAACGCCGGGTGGGTACGCCGGTCGTTCCGCAACTACGCCGACTACGCCCGCACCCCGTCGTTCCGGGACGGCCTGCACGCGCTGCTCCACATGGCTTCGGGGCAGACGTGCGCCATCATGTGCGCCGAAGCCGTCTGGTGGCGCTGCCACCGGCGTATCGTCACCGACCACGTGCTCGCGCACGGCATGGCCGTGGTCCATCTCTTCACCCGAACGAAGAGCGCGCCGGCGTTGCTGACGCCTTTCGCGGTCGTGGACGCCCAGGCGGGCGTCTCCTACCCCGTGCCTGAACGAGGTCTCCCCGTATGCCGGTAG
- a CDS encoding DNA-3-methyladenine glycosylase 2 family protein — translation MAPYRLDLTVSVLRRLSTNVVDLLTPDGQYRRVLGGARHPVTVDVTQVSPEMLTVTIEGDEREHCGALVLVRRMLGVDCDLTHFDRTAAGMPWLTRLAARTRGVRPPRYPTLWEACVNAIVFQQVSLQAASAIIRRLIVALGPPLDSGGVPLYAFPGPATIQGVKDDLLRAAGLSLGKLTTVRRVGEALATGALDETMLEERPSPAAAALLRGIKGIGPGTAAILLLRGLGRLDVFPAHDTSVARTLMLVSGPAQVDIETVLRALSPQQGMLYYLLLLARLEARNDVGRASAAAATPGTSPRRSLAASEPTGRARRPKEIELTNQRRW, via the coding sequence GTGGCTCCCTACCGACTCGATCTCACGGTGAGCGTGCTACGGCGCTTGTCGACGAACGTCGTCGATCTGCTCACGCCGGATGGGCAGTACCGGCGCGTTCTCGGAGGGGCGCGCCATCCGGTGACCGTTGATGTCACCCAGGTCAGTCCGGAGATGCTCACGGTGACGATCGAGGGGGACGAGCGCGAGCACTGTGGGGCGCTCGTGCTCGTGCGCCGGATGCTGGGCGTCGACTGTGACCTGACACACTTCGACCGCACGGCGGCGGGCATGCCGTGGCTGACGCGCCTGGCGGCTCGAACGCGCGGCGTCCGGCCGCCTCGTTATCCGACCCTCTGGGAGGCCTGCGTCAACGCGATCGTCTTCCAGCAGGTCAGCCTGCAGGCAGCCAGCGCGATCATCCGCCGCCTGATCGTCGCTCTCGGCCCGCCCCTGGACAGCGGGGGCGTGCCCCTCTACGCATTTCCGGGCCCCGCGACGATACAGGGCGTGAAAGACGACCTGTTGCGCGCGGCCGGCCTCAGCCTCGGCAAGCTCACGACCGTGCGGCGGGTCGGCGAAGCGCTCGCGACAGGCGCTCTCGACGAGACCATGCTGGAGGAGCGCCCGAGTCCCGCCGCCGCGGCTCTCCTACGCGGGATCAAGGGGATCGGTCCAGGGACGGCTGCCATCCTCCTTCTTCGAGGGCTCGGGCGCCTCGACGTGTTCCCCGCCCACGACACCAGCGTGGCGCGAACTCTCATGCTCGTGTCCGGACCGGCGCAGGTCGATATCGAGACTGTTCTCCGTGCACTGAGTCCTCAGCAGGGAATGCTCTACTACCTTCTGTTGCTTGCGCGCCTGGAGGCTCGGAACGACGTTGGGCGCGCTTCCGCCGCGGCGGCGACCCCCGGGACTTCGCCCCGCCGTAGCCTCGCCGCATCGGAACCTACGGGCCGGGCTCGGCGCCCAAAGGAGATCGAATTAACGAACCAGCGAAGGTGGTGA
- a CDS encoding DUF2945 domain-containing protein — MKREFRVGGHVTWNSEAGRVRGTIIKVHTKDVDYKGYTHHASEDEPQYEIKSDKTDHIAMHKATALRRVRE; from the coding sequence GTGAAGAGAGAGTTCAGGGTCGGGGGTCACGTGACGTGGAACTCAGAAGCCGGGCGGGTCCGCGGGACGATCATCAAGGTGCACACCAAGGACGTCGACTACAAGGGCTACACCCACCACGCGAGCGAGGACGAGCCACAGTACGAAATCAAGAGCGACAAGACCGACCACATCGCAATGCACAAGGCGACTGCGTTGAGAAGGGTGCGCGAGTAG